The following coding sequences lie in one Numida meleagris isolate 19003 breed g44 Domestic line chromosome Z, NumMel1.0, whole genome shotgun sequence genomic window:
- the LOC110389661 gene encoding adenylate cyclase type 10-like isoform X2, with translation MMPSHNAIFLGTPACLLLPSLWLGAARGESALGRAFTFPLLSPGDAVLVLWRATQPQLPTAITLALQCCRKIQKKYGTCDTHVGLRLHLKIGISTGLLAFMSVRGGDQQYFFIYSRALNDVIEAQSLSAAHQVMLSQTCWEQCEQWRIWAKPLPGRRVVKVVGMRRLSRQQCQVAVGQLDQYTAEWHLEGSGLRRPALKMSNDPDVATRLEKHLPAAVLHKLHQDVPLELCSELRLVTSLFVQLQFAVRINVEDLSRSLSDSSSMISEIISPHKGEINKTLLFDKGCTFLCVFGFSGAKLASESIHALECAMQIVRMASTRLTKLQRVSVGVSSGMAFCGLTGHPERFEHTALGFKVNLAARMMVSYPGLVSCDAETYAASRLPSDCFKELPRRNMKGVTNSPTVYQYVGITEKW, from the exons ATGATGCCCTCCCACAATGCCATCTTCCTCGGCACGCCGGCCTGCCTCTTGCTGCCGTCCTTGTGGCTGGGTGCAGCTCGGGGAGAGTCAGCCCTCGGGAGAGCCTTCACCTTCCCCTTGCTTTCCCCAGGGgatgctgtgctggtgctgtggaGAGCAACACAGCCTCAGCTGCCTACGGCCATCACCCTGGCGCTGCAGTGCTGTAGGAAAATCCAGAAGAAGTACGGCACTTGTGACACGCATGTGGGACTCCGGCTCCACCTGAAGATAG GGATCTCCACCGGGTTGCTAGCCTTCATGTCTGTCAGAGGCGGGGATCAGCAGTACTTCTTCATCTACAGCCGTGCTCTGAATGATGTTATCGAGGCCCAAAGCCTTTCGGCTGCACATCAAGTTATGCTGTCACAGacctgctgggagcagtgtgAGCAGTGGCGAATCTGGGCCAAGCCTCTTCCTGGCAGAAGAGTTGTGAAG GTTGTGGGAATGAGGCGCTTGTCTCGCCAACAATGCCAAGTTGCTGTGGGCCAGCTGGACCAGTACACCGCGGAGTGGCATTTGGAAGGGTCGG GCCTCCGAAGGCCGGCTCTTAAGATGTCCAATGATCCTGACGTGGCAACGAGGCTGGAGAAGCACCTACCAGCAGCTGTTCTCCACAAG cttCATCAGGACGTGCCACtggagctgtgctctgagctACGGCTGGTCACCAGCCTCTTTGTCCAGCTGCAGTTTGCTGTCAGGATCAATGTAGAGGACCTCAGCAGGAGCCTCAGTGATAGCAGCAGCATGATTTCAGAAATCATCAGCCCTCACAAGGGCGAAATCAACAAAACTCTCCTGTTTGACAAA GGCTGCACCTTCCTCTGCGTATTTGGATTTTCTGGAGCAAAACTGGCCTCCGAGAGCATCCATGCGTTGGAATGTGCCATGCAAATCGTCCGCATGGCCTCCACGAGGCTGACAAAACTCCA GCGAGTGTCTGTCGGGGTCAGCAGCGGGATGGCGTTCTGCGGCCTCACCGGCCATCCCGAGAGGTTTGAACACACAG CCCTGGGCTTTAAGGTGAATTTGGCCGCCCGCATGATGGTGTCCTACCCGGGGCTGGTGTCCTGTGATGCGGAGACCTACGCGGCCTCTCGCCTGCCCAGCGACTGCTTCAAGGAGTTGCCAAGGAGAAACATGAAAGGTGTCACCAATTCCCCCACTGTCTATCAATACGTGGGGATCACCGAGAAGTGGTAA
- the LOC110389665 gene encoding adenylate cyclase type 10-like → MASAWERKWQYSDLGKKVVFLPSILLCEQFTDPGFPRMLHGVLLLLDVSGFTTLSEKCVQRSGPDRGAEELAQTLNAFMRDILEGKSRAAGLSGIEP, encoded by the exons ATGGCTTCTGCTTGGGAGAGGAAGTGGCAGTACTCAGATCTGGGGAAGAAAGTGGTGTTCCTCCCCAGCATTCTTCTGTGTGAGCAGTTCACGGACCCTGGTTTCCCCAGGATGCTTCAtggagtgctgctcctgctggatgTTTCAG GTTTCACGACCTTGTCCGAGAAGTGCGTCCAGCGGAGCGGCCCAgacagaggagctgaggagcTGGCGCAAACCCTCAACGCCTTCATGAGGGACATTCTGGAGGGTAAGAgccgtgctgctgggctgtCGGGCATTGAGCCCTGA